A DNA window from Gigantopelta aegis isolate Gae_Host chromosome 4, Gae_host_genome, whole genome shotgun sequence contains the following coding sequences:
- the LOC121369764 gene encoding uncharacterized protein LOC121369764 — protein MAKSNKDCLSYRDTLDTSVRLRYDNKLKLIDGNDPYELKNWSDNVDILPGITYMDIVNYLLFTPSAYTADDLKSYKGLDAYNQFVCGWVRERTAIGFEEQVLVTAKVLHSQRLREKPLRPWVISHKDGVVKGTHCTCMAGLGEACTHIAALLFSIEATVRIRNSATVTERPAYWMLPAAIKNVPYSQLTDINFTSAKGLKRKLDDNIDQIYDTPQASTSAVCSKLLPPSPHELDTLFKELHSTGTKPVLLATIEPYSNWYIPKPITSSFPQMLTDLKDDSCMNMEYTKLLELCVNIKVQTSPEQAKEVEIATRTQSQSKLWYRFRAGRITASNAKSACNTNVLNPAKSLVKTICYPESSTFSNEATRWGCKHEKTAKADLLEKMAPFHENLKIEDSGFIISTDFPHLGASPDGVVSCDCCGKFCLEIKCPFSVRENSLDKCCDPKFFLGKNDNGIIQLKRDHAYFYQYMMYCRSAYCVF, from the exons ATGGCTAAATCGAACAAAGACTGCTTATCTTATAGGGATACGCTGGACACGTCTGTACGGCTTAGGTACGACaacaaactaaaattaattGATGGTAATGATCCGTATGAACTAAAGAATTGGTCAGACAATGTGGACATTTTGCCAGGTATAACATACATGGACATTGTGAATTATCTTTTATTTACTCCAAGTGCATACACTGCTGATGATTTGAAAAGTTATAAAGGACTCGACGCCTACAACCAATTTGTATGTGGATGGGTTAGAGAGAGAACTGCCATCGGATTTGAAGAACAAGTTTTAGTAACTGCAAAG gtTCTTCATTCACAAAGATTGAGGGAAAAACCGCTGCGACCATGGGTAATTTCACATAAAGATGGTGTTGTCAAGGGCACCCATTGTACATGCATGGCCGGCCTCGGAGAAGCGTGTACCCATATTGCGGCTCTGCTGTTTTCCATAGAGGCCACTGTACGGATACGGAATTCAGCAACTGTGACTGAAAGGCCTGCCTACTGGATGTTGCCAGCAGCCATAAAAAATGTGCCGTATAGCCAGCTTACCGACATTAATTTTACCTCTGCAAaaggtttaaaaagaaaattagatGACAATATTGATCAGATATATGATACTCCACAGGCATCAACTTCTGCGGTTTGTTCAAAGCTTCTTCCACCGTCACCACATGAACTGGACACCCTCTTCAAAGAACTGCACTCGACAGGAACAAAACCAGTTCTGTTGGCTACAATTGAGCCATACTCAAACTGGTATATTCCAAAACCTATAACATCATCGTTTCCCCAGATGTTAACCGACTTGAAAGATGACAGCTGTATGAACATGGAGTATACAAAGTTACTCGAACTCTGTGTTAATATCAAAGTACAAACAAGTCCTGAACAAGCAAAGGAAGTAGAGATTGCCACCCGTACGCAGTCTCAATCAAAACTGTGGTATCGATTCAGGGCAGGAAGGATAACGGCATCAAATGCCAAGTCGGCATGCAACACCAATGTTTTGAATCCAGCTAAAAGCCTGGTGAAGACCATATGTTATCCAGAATCGTCAACATTTTCTAACGAAGCTACTCGGTGGGGATGCAAGCATGAAAAAACTGCAAAGGCAGACCTTCTTGAGAAAATGGCCCCATTTCACGAAAATTTGAAAATCGAGGATAGTGGTTTTATTATTAGCACCGACTTCCCACACCTTGGAGCTTCACCGGATGGGGTAGTATCCTGTGACTGTTGTGGGAAGTTctgtttagaaataaaatgtccaTTTTCAGTCCGAGAGAATTCCTTGGACAAATGCTGTGACCCAAAGTTCTTCTTAGGAAAAAACGACAATGGCATTATACAACTGAAAAGAGATCATGCATACTTCTACCAG tACATGATGTACTGCCGGTCagcatattgtgtattttga
- the LOC121371985 gene encoding uncharacterized protein LOC121371985: protein MPKVKGNYCNVEGCHNRSQTDKENKKHYYRLPAVIRNQGKECENLSSDRRRLWLSKLNQNMDGKNLSNVRICSEHFINKKKAELYQKNSPDWIPTVDMSKAATEKPDSKSPAANKRYQRKVDRAEKCDAANTLLELNTMFETDAHDDSDCVSDAETGTAIQTDIDQPLFSAMHEELQSLRTENVTLSRQICSASSQFKVFEFEGDDEKVKYFTGLPKFTLLISIFHFLESCLPMKQSLDKFQILILCLMRLRLNLSLQLLAYQFNVSQSTVARYFAETISVMYIKMKPLVSWPERDELIKTMPMQFRKHLGTKVAIIIDCFEIFIDRPSNVLARAQTWSSYKHHNTAKYLIDITPQGSISFISLGWGGRVSDKYITENCSFLSHVLPGDIIMADRGFDISDTLGSVCAEARIPAFTKRKKPTVTTRC from the exons ATGCCTAAGGTGAAGGGGAACTATTGTAATGTTGAGGGATGTCACAATCGATCACAAACAGACAAAGAAAATAAGAAACATTACTACAGACTACCAGCTGTTATTAGAAACCAAGGGAAAGAATGTGAAAATCTCAGCTCTGACCGACGACGATTGTGGCTTTCAAAGTTGAACCAGAACATGGACGGCaaaaatttatcaaatgttcgCATTTGTTcagaacattttataaata aaaaaaaggctgaattgtaccaaaaaaacaGTCCAGACTGGATACCAACAGTTGATATGTCGAAAGCAGCAACGGAAAAACCAGATTCAAAGTCACCTGCTGCTAACAAACGGTACCAGAGAAAAGTTGACAGAGCAGAGAAATGTGATGCAGCTAACACTTTGCTAGAACTAAACACAATGTTTGAAACAGATGCACATGATGATTCAGATTGTGTTTCGGATGCTGAAACAGGTACTGCTATTCAGACCGATATTGACCAGCCACTCTTTTCAGCCATGCATGAAGAATTACAGTCACTTAGGACTGAAAATGTAACATTAAGTCGACAAATCTGTAGTGCATCATCACAGTTCAAGGTATTTGAATTCGAAGGAGATGATGAAAAAGTCAAGTACTTTACAGGCCTGCCGAAATTTACACTGTTAATTTCCATTTTCCATTTCTTGGAATCATGTTTGCCAATGAAGCAGTCTTTGGATAAATTTCAGATTTTGATCTTATGTTTAATGCGTTTACGATTGAATTTGTCTTTACAGTTATTGGCCTATCAGTTTAATGTGTCACAAAGCACAGTTGCTAGATACTTTGCAGAAACAATTTCTGTGATGTACATAAAAATGAAGCCCCTTGTTTCTTGGCCAGAACGTgatgaattaattaaaacaatgccAATGCAATTTCGTAAACATTTGGGTACTAAGGTAGCAATCATTATAGACtgttttgaaatttttattGATAGACCTTCAAATGTACTAGCAAGAGCCCAAACCTGGTCGAGCTATAAACATCATAACACTGCAAAATATTTAATTGACATCACCCCACAAGGGTCCATATCATTCATATCATTAGGATGGGGAGGTCGTGTAAGCGATAAATATATCACTGAAAACTGTTCCTTTCTGTCACATGTTTTGCCTGGTGACATCATTATGGCAGATCGAGGTTTTGATATATCTGACACACTAGGGAGTGTATGTGCTGAAGCACGAATACCAGCATTCACAAAAAGGAAAAAGCCAACTGTCACCACTAGATGTTGA